The proteins below are encoded in one region of Nitrospirota bacterium:
- a CDS encoding histidine kinase — MKHSRTHFATAPPPQAPSRGMSNNTRAKALRSSKQADRPGEPIEDCYRTLLETSNSAILLLSPKSIILGWNRAAEMLSGWSADKTLGQSYVALCLPVETRKSFLAMLAQVTAGSEARGFESPLLTHTNSQSMLSWNISRVLSARGNLIGLMAIGTTLPPHNETENTLRLTHASLSEEARRIQMATEEERRRIAREIHDEFGQALTGLKFDLAWLSTKLMPSPTPSSVTDLTSKVRAMSGSVDALLESVRATAAALRPAMLDDLGLVPALECLATTFQRRTGARCTVEATPGFSSPALPPEVSTALFRIAQELLTNILRHAGASQVRMRLHRSHHLATLEVADNGRGITNERMAAPRSFGLRGMQERTSLLGGHFRIVGTPGVGTTAIASMPVAECVAHD; from the coding sequence ATGAAACACTCACGCACCCATTTTGCCACAGCCCCGCCGCCCCAGGCTCCCAGTCGAGGCATGAGCAACAACACCAGAGCCAAGGCGCTCCGTTCGTCAAAGCAGGCCGATCGCCCAGGAGAGCCGATTGAGGATTGCTATCGCACGCTTCTGGAAACTTCAAACAGTGCAATTCTGCTTCTTTCGCCTAAGTCCATCATTCTGGGATGGAACCGCGCAGCGGAAATGCTCTCTGGCTGGAGCGCCGATAAAACGCTGGGACAGAGCTATGTGGCTCTCTGTCTCCCGGTGGAGACGCGCAAGTCATTCCTGGCTATGCTCGCGCAAGTCACCGCAGGGAGTGAGGCGCGAGGCTTCGAAAGCCCTCTTCTCACCCACACGAACTCGCAGTCGATGCTCTCCTGGAATATTTCGCGGGTGCTAAGCGCTCGCGGGAACCTGATTGGTCTCATGGCTATCGGCACAACCCTCCCCCCGCACAACGAGACGGAAAATACGCTCCGGCTCACCCACGCCAGCCTGAGCGAGGAGGCTCGCCGAATACAGATGGCCACAGAAGAGGAACGACGCAGAATCGCGCGGGAGATCCACGACGAGTTCGGGCAGGCCTTGACCGGCTTAAAGTTTGACCTGGCCTGGCTCAGTACAAAGCTGATGCCATCGCCCACTCCGTCATCCGTCACAGATCTGACGAGTAAAGTCCGGGCCATGTCCGGATCGGTCGACGCGCTCCTGGAATCCGTTCGTGCAACAGCGGCAGCCCTGCGCCCCGCGATGCTGGATGATCTCGGATTGGTCCCAGCGCTGGAATGCCTCGCCACGACATTTCAGCGTCGCACGGGCGCTCGCTGTACGGTGGAGGCAACGCCAGGATTCTCATCCCCAGCGCTCCCCCCTGAGGTATCGACGGCATTATTTCGCATCGCGCAGGAACTGCTGACGAATATACTGCGTCATGCCGGCGCCTCGCAGGTGCGTATGCGTCTGCACCGGAGCCATCACCTCGCAACCCTGGAAGTGGCTGACAATGGGAGGGGCATCACCAACGAGAGAATGGCCGCTCCTCGCTCATTCGGACTTCGGGGAATGCAGGAACGAACCTCCCTCCTAGGCGGCCACTTTCGCATTGTGGGGACGCCAGGGGTCGGCACGACAGCCATCGCCTCCATGCCTGTTGCGGAGTGCGTCGCCCATGATTGA
- a CDS encoding VOC family protein, producing MRVIKLLHTRMRVSDMDQTIAFYRDVLGLEVLERKVSPRGSHLAFLKIPQSEELIELCSFPPSGPVTVQEDLVHLAFQVESLDETIASLTEQGIQITDGPTATSSGSRFIFIDAPDGYEVELIERPHGVKIV from the coding sequence ATGCGAGTGATCAAGCTTCTCCATACCCGTATGAGGGTCAGCGACATGGACCAGACGATCGCCTTCTACCGAGATGTCCTCGGACTGGAGGTGCTGGAGCGTAAGGTCTCGCCGCGGGGCTCCCATCTGGCCTTCCTCAAGATACCCCAGAGTGAGGAACTCATCGAACTCTGCAGCTTCCCCCCGAGCGGACCGGTGACGGTCCAGGAGGATCTGGTTCACCTGGCCTTTCAAGTCGAAAGCCTGGACGAGACCATCGCATCCCTCACGGAGCAGGGCATTCAGATTACAGACGGGCCGACCGCAACCTCATCCGGCAGCCGGTTTATTTTCATCGATGCCCCGGACGGGTATGAAGTCGAACTGATCGAACGGCCGCATGGTGTGAAGATCGTATGA
- the dapF gene encoding diaminopimelate epimerase has product MKNGFFRGHGLGNDYIVMDPKELSFSLSPSRIKAICDRNWGLGSDGILALVPTKKADFGLRIYNPDGSEAEKSGNGLRIFARYLHATGKTKKKHFTVETKGGLVTIELHLDRHGDASSVTVEMGKASFQPASLPCSLIVNELITQPIKAAGQPLMFTGVSVGNPHCVVFKPAGQSWSREDLLKLGPALENHALFPKRTNVQLAVPTGPKELFILIWERGAGETQASGSSSCAAASAAVKLRLVKSPVTVKMPGGQLNIQVAEDFSLTMKGPVAEVARGSLSPSFVRGLR; this is encoded by the coding sequence ATGAAGAACGGATTCTTTCGCGGACATGGGCTGGGCAATGACTACATCGTCATGGACCCCAAGGAACTGTCGTTTTCGCTGAGCCCATCGAGGATCAAAGCTATCTGCGATCGTAATTGGGGACTGGGCAGCGACGGGATCCTGGCGCTGGTGCCGACGAAAAAAGCGGACTTCGGTCTGCGCATCTACAATCCTGACGGCAGCGAAGCGGAAAAGTCCGGCAACGGCCTGCGCATCTTCGCCCGCTATCTCCACGCAACCGGCAAAACGAAGAAAAAACACTTTACCGTCGAAACCAAGGGCGGGCTGGTGACGATCGAGCTGCATCTGGACCGGCATGGGGATGCGAGTTCCGTCACAGTCGAAATGGGCAAGGCTTCATTCCAGCCTGCCTCACTCCCCTGCAGCCTCATAGTCAACGAACTGATCACACAGCCCATCAAGGCGGCAGGCCAGCCACTTATGTTTACCGGAGTCAGCGTCGGCAATCCCCATTGCGTCGTGTTCAAACCGGCAGGCCAGTCCTGGTCGCGAGAGGATCTCCTCAAGCTGGGGCCTGCGCTGGAAAACCATGCCCTCTTCCCGAAACGCACGAACGTGCAGCTCGCCGTGCCAACCGGCCCGAAGGAACTCTTCATCCTGATCTGGGAGCGCGGAGCCGGTGAAACCCAGGCCTCCGGGTCCTCCTCCTGCGCCGCAGCAAGCGCGGCCGTCAAACTCAGACTGGTCAAGAGCCCCGTCACGGTGAAAATGCCGGGAGGCCAGCTCAATATCCAGGTCGCCGAAGACTTCAGCCTCACGATGAAGGGACCGGTCGCGGAAGTCGCGCGCGGAAGCCTGAGCCCCTCGTTCGTGCGCGGGCTCAGGTAA
- a CDS encoding histidine kinase, with translation MKDRREFRVVDGFRQDPGRLAQQTDDLNLGILSATNRLRPCSPHEQIEDSIASALKASEQRLSALLHDRSRIGRELHDSVLQALHAIGMSLAQARRLQKGMPYTAQLPCDQAANQVSTLIQDIRRMILSVEANDIAPYSLTSELRFLTQTFERVSELRIRMEIDQEAEEILTGEEARELVTITREALSNCIRHARATRTVIALRKIGPRVRLSIRDNGAGFEVGQEEGKGIGFAQMEARVRKIGGRLKIQSTVGHGTCITADVYLEPALTTV, from the coding sequence ATGAAAGATCGACGAGAGTTCCGAGTTGTCGACGGGTTTCGACAAGATCCTGGCAGGCTGGCACAACAGACAGATGATTTAAACCTAGGTATTTTATCTGCAACCAATCGATTACGCCCCTGCTCACCGCACGAGCAGATCGAGGACAGCATCGCCTCCGCCCTCAAAGCATCTGAGCAGCGGCTGAGTGCCTTGCTTCACGATCGCAGCCGCATCGGACGAGAGTTGCACGACTCCGTACTGCAAGCTCTCCATGCAATCGGGATGAGTCTTGCGCAAGCCCGTCGATTACAGAAGGGCATGCCATACACCGCGCAGTTGCCCTGCGATCAAGCAGCCAATCAGGTCAGCACACTCATCCAAGACATCCGACGAATGATTTTGTCCGTGGAGGCTAACGACATTGCGCCTTATAGTCTGACCTCAGAGCTGCGATTCCTCACCCAGACATTTGAGCGGGTGAGTGAGTTGCGGATTCGTATGGAGATCGACCAGGAGGCAGAAGAAATTCTGACCGGCGAAGAAGCCCGTGAACTCGTCACAATCACCAGAGAGGCCCTGAGTAATTGCATCCGTCATGCCCGCGCCACACGAACCGTGATCGCCCTTCGAAAAATCGGCCCACGAGTACGGCTGAGCATTCGCGACAATGGGGCTGGCTTTGAAGTCGGCCAGGAAGAAGGAAAGGGCATTGGATTCGCACAGATGGAAGCACGAGTCCGGAAGATCGGTGGTCGCCTGAAGATCCAATCCACTGTGGGTCACGGCACCTGTATCACCGCTGACGTCTACCTTGAACCGGCACTCACAACAGTATGA
- a CDS encoding response regulator transcription factor — protein MIETQLMKILVIDDHVVVRRGVRQILEETFPHVKVGEANTGQKGMDAVQQEPWDLAIVDISLPDQSGLELLGKLHCIAPELPLMVLSLHPEEQYAVRAFRAGAMAYLTKQTASEELAMAVTQVLAGRRYVTASLGERMAGNLSKHPTGPPHHTLSKREFEVLVLLAQGQSVKSIAQALTLNVKTISTYRARLLDKLQLSTTAELIRYALDHHLVE, from the coding sequence ATGATTGAGACGCAGCTGATGAAAATTCTCGTGATCGACGATCACGTGGTCGTGCGACGGGGCGTGAGACAAATCCTTGAGGAGACCTTCCCTCACGTCAAAGTCGGCGAAGCCAATACAGGCCAGAAAGGAATGGACGCGGTGCAGCAGGAACCGTGGGATCTGGCAATCGTGGATATCAGCCTTCCTGATCAGAGCGGACTGGAACTGCTGGGCAAATTACACTGCATCGCACCCGAGCTTCCGCTGATGGTCTTGAGCCTGCACCCGGAGGAGCAATATGCCGTGCGGGCCTTTCGTGCCGGAGCAATGGCCTATCTCACCAAACAGACCGCCTCAGAAGAGCTGGCCATGGCAGTCACACAAGTCCTGGCAGGACGCAGATATGTCACCGCCTCCCTCGGAGAACGTATGGCCGGCAACCTGAGCAAGCATCCCACCGGTCCCCCCCACCACACATTGTCCAAGCGAGAATTCGAAGTCCTCGTCTTGCTCGCGCAGGGCCAGTCTGTCAAAAGCATCGCCCAGGCCCTCACGCTCAACGTCAAAACCATCAGCACCTATCGCGCAAGGCTCCTGGACAAGCTCCAGCTCTCAACTACCGCCGAGCTCATCCGCTACGCTCTCGACCATCATCTTGTTGAATAA
- a CDS encoding response regulator: MYSSVRSHPMTIVLADTDSNFLHRLKRRLERIASVKIVGESSDSEEATAMILNRKPDIAILNSSLHDGRAIEVLRQVKRLMVPPTIIIVTDNPSPDNQTSCFLAGADFFFDKATEEHLTVNAVRFLSAPQNRLKPSDSPVATLNEQPASRPPLNSDLSLELTEHPLLD; encoded by the coding sequence ATGTACTCATCCGTTCGGAGCCATCCCATGACGATCGTCCTAGCCGACACGGACAGCAACTTTCTCCACAGACTCAAGCGGCGCCTTGAGAGAATCGCCAGCGTGAAAATAGTGGGAGAATCGTCGGATTCGGAAGAAGCGACCGCGATGATTCTGAACCGCAAACCGGACATCGCGATTCTCAACTCCTCGCTCCATGATGGCCGGGCCATCGAAGTCCTCCGCCAGGTCAAACGATTGATGGTCCCGCCAACCATCATCATCGTCACAGACAATCCCTCTCCTGACAACCAGACCTCCTGCTTTCTCGCCGGAGCTGACTTCTTTTTTGACAAGGCTACGGAAGAGCACCTGACGGTCAACGCCGTGCGCTTCCTCTCCGCACCCCAGAACCGGCTCAAGCCGTCGGACTCCCCCGTCGCCACGCTCAATGAGCAACCAGCGTCACGCCCTCCCCTGAACTCCGATCTGTCACTCGAATTGACAGAGCACCCCCTCCTTGACTAG
- a CDS encoding LuxR C-terminal-related transcriptional regulator produces the protein MAVPRKVAAANTLTVSGEIQDRCSAHSQAHLVSDDVLYGEFPFIQRERELSHSLGVHESADRSPSHISRVKGPGESRRPFPSKTFSNLTKSEIHQVLEILHYSMDARTGDDVQHILQLLQRTVACPRVIGGVARLTTKGSFKEFTSMLNVSYSNDWVYAYCKNEYATVDPVLKSLLSTFQTQTWKQTYSTASSRKQLEFVEEARSFGLTHGITTGVLEQNQGFATFFSFAGGDANGTARYRGLLEYLIPYLHRVLIANTHMPLSTQAKGLSPREMTVLFWMKEGKTNWEIARIVGVTERTVRFHVEGIFMKLDASSRTQAVAVAMEHGLLQAG, from the coding sequence ATGGCAGTGCCTAGAAAAGTCGCAGCCGCCAACACCCTCACCGTTTCCGGTGAGATTCAAGATAGATGCTCAGCGCATAGTCAAGCGCATCTCGTCTCGGACGATGTACTGTATGGGGAATTTCCTTTTATCCAGCGAGAGAGGGAATTGTCTCATTCATTAGGGGTGCATGAGAGTGCTGATCGCAGCCCCTCTCACATATCGAGGGTGAAAGGCCCAGGCGAATCGCGACGTCCGTTTCCTTCCAAGACGTTTTCTAACCTGACGAAATCGGAGATACATCAAGTCCTAGAAATCCTCCACTACTCAATGGACGCCAGGACAGGGGATGATGTGCAACATATTCTCCAACTTCTCCAACGCACAGTGGCTTGCCCTAGAGTGATAGGTGGTGTTGCACGCCTCACCACAAAAGGTAGCTTTAAAGAATTCACCAGTATGCTCAATGTAAGTTATTCGAACGACTGGGTATATGCCTATTGCAAGAACGAGTACGCAACCGTCGACCCGGTATTGAAATCTCTCCTCTCTACGTTCCAAACGCAAACCTGGAAGCAGACATACTCAACAGCCAGCTCTCGAAAGCAGCTAGAATTTGTCGAAGAAGCTCGCTCGTTCGGACTGACCCACGGAATAACCACTGGAGTCCTTGAGCAAAACCAGGGATTCGCAACCTTCTTTTCATTTGCCGGAGGCGATGCGAACGGCACAGCCCGCTATAGAGGGCTATTGGAATATCTCATCCCCTATCTGCACCGCGTCCTGATCGCGAACACCCATATGCCATTGTCCACCCAAGCCAAGGGCCTTTCGCCTCGAGAAATGACAGTATTGTTCTGGATGAAGGAAGGAAAAACAAACTGGGAAATCGCTCGTATTGTGGGGGTGACCGAACGGACTGTGCGCTTTCACGTTGAAGGCATTTTCATGAAGCTTGATGCCAGTTCCCGCACTCAGGCAGTGGCAGTTGCCATGGAGCATGGCCTGCTTCAGGCAGGGTAA
- the uvrC gene encoding excinuclease ABC subunit UvrC, which produces MTIDVLQSKLDHLPDQPGCYLFKDGQGEVLYVGKASVLSNRVKSYFQKGTDHSPKNIVLIGKIADLDTIVTRSELEALILENNLIKRHRPRFNILLRDDKQYPYLRLPIKEDFPRLTVVRRVQKDGALYYGPYPPAGALRETLKVIKKTFPLATCTIAIDGKADRACIEFEIKRCMAPCTGNQSKEDYHRIVAQVRQFLEGRDHELLDNLRAQMELAAEREEFEEAARLRDRLFNIERTLEKQRITQTTTTDQDVIGLARQGTAVDLQILFVRGGLLIGRKDYFWPQLADTGDEELVRSAIEQFYNKDGQPPKELLIPTDLDNAKVIEEWLSGKRGNTVRVVTPERGVKHQLVLLAEENAAASVANHLRDEEVGRQAVEELKRLIRLDVVPKRIEGFDISNTMGNQSVASMVVWEDGQMKKADYRRFTIKTVTGANDFASMQEVVTRRYGESEHLARPDLILIDGGLGQLAAAMEGLKQVGQQDLPIIGLAKARGEKEERIFLPGRKNPIVLRANSPATHLVQRIRDEAHRFAITFHRKLRSKALMVSQLDQVSGIGEITRTRLLKEYGSLTNIAAATDDELSASGLDANTVAAMRKALANTAPSHN; this is translated from the coding sequence ATGACGATTGACGTTCTCCAATCCAAACTCGACCACCTGCCGGACCAGCCTGGCTGCTATCTTTTCAAAGACGGGCAGGGCGAAGTCCTCTATGTCGGGAAGGCCTCGGTCCTGTCCAACCGGGTGAAGTCCTACTTTCAAAAAGGGACCGACCACTCCCCGAAAAATATCGTCCTGATCGGCAAGATCGCGGATCTCGACACGATCGTCACCCGTTCAGAGCTCGAAGCCCTCATCCTCGAAAACAACCTGATCAAGAGGCACAGGCCCCGCTTCAACATCCTCTTGCGGGACGACAAGCAGTATCCCTACCTGCGTCTGCCGATCAAAGAAGACTTCCCGCGCCTCACCGTCGTCCGCCGCGTGCAAAAAGACGGCGCCCTCTACTATGGCCCCTACCCGCCGGCCGGCGCCTTGAGGGAGACGTTGAAGGTCATCAAGAAAACCTTCCCCCTGGCCACCTGCACCATCGCGATCGACGGCAAGGCGGACCGGGCCTGCATCGAATTCGAAATCAAACGGTGCATGGCGCCCTGCACCGGCAACCAATCGAAAGAGGACTACCACCGCATCGTCGCGCAGGTCCGCCAGTTTCTCGAAGGGCGCGACCATGAATTGCTGGACAACTTGCGCGCCCAGATGGAGCTGGCGGCGGAACGCGAGGAATTCGAGGAAGCGGCGCGGCTGCGCGATCGGCTCTTCAACATCGAACGCACGCTCGAAAAGCAACGGATCACCCAAACGACGACGACCGATCAGGACGTGATCGGCCTGGCGCGGCAAGGCACGGCCGTCGATCTCCAGATCCTCTTCGTGCGCGGCGGCCTCCTGATCGGACGCAAGGACTACTTCTGGCCCCAGTTAGCCGACACCGGCGACGAGGAACTCGTTCGATCCGCCATCGAACAGTTCTACAACAAAGACGGGCAACCGCCCAAAGAGCTGCTCATCCCCACCGATCTGGACAACGCCAAGGTCATTGAAGAATGGCTCTCGGGGAAGCGGGGAAACACCGTCCGCGTGGTGACGCCGGAGCGGGGCGTGAAACACCAATTGGTCCTCCTCGCGGAGGAAAACGCCGCAGCCTCCGTCGCCAATCACCTGCGCGACGAAGAAGTCGGCCGCCAAGCCGTGGAAGAGCTGAAGCGACTCATCCGGCTGGACGTCGTGCCCAAACGCATCGAGGGGTTCGACATTTCGAATACCATGGGCAACCAGTCCGTCGCCTCCATGGTCGTCTGGGAAGACGGCCAGATGAAGAAAGCCGACTACCGACGGTTCACCATCAAAACCGTCACAGGCGCCAACGACTTTGCCAGCATGCAGGAAGTCGTCACGCGCCGCTATGGAGAGAGCGAACATCTCGCGCGCCCGGATCTCATCCTCATTGATGGAGGATTGGGCCAGCTCGCCGCAGCCATGGAAGGGCTGAAACAGGTCGGGCAGCAAGACCTGCCCATTATTGGATTGGCCAAGGCGCGAGGCGAAAAGGAAGAGCGGATTTTCCTGCCGGGCCGGAAGAACCCCATCGTACTGCGCGCGAACTCCCCGGCCACCCATCTCGTGCAGCGCATTCGCGATGAGGCCCATCGATTTGCGATCACGTTCCATCGCAAGCTGCGAAGCAAAGCCCTGATGGTCTCGCAACTGGATCAGGTGAGCGGCATCGGCGAGATCACCAGAACCCGGCTGCTCAAAGAATATGGCAGCCTGACAAACATCGCAGCCGCCACGGATGACGAACTATCGGCATCCGGTCTCGATGCAAATACGGTCGCGGCCATGAGAAAAGCGCTCGCAAACACGGCTCCGTCGCACAATTGA